The following proteins come from a genomic window of Streptomyces sp. Sge12:
- a CDS encoding LCP family protein, whose product MTEESTDHGGRAAARRARRKPAKRRRALAIAAWSAAGVVLLGGAGLGYYYVKFNGNLKTVDIDQALGTDRPQNVDNGSMDILVLGSDSRGGANGEYGQDDGGSARSDTAMIVHLYEGHEKASVVSIPRDTMIARPSCTTSGGKTDPGGSRTQFNEAFTVGGAACAVKTVEKMSGIRMDHYIEVDFTGFKKIIDNLGGVEVTTTKPIKDGASHLDLAAGTNKLNGEQALGLVRTRKSVGDGSDLGRIQLQQAFIKALIKQVKGIGVFDNPKKLLDLADSATKAITTDKALGDVKSLMGFAQGLQGIDAQDMQMITLPVTTDPRDANRVAPLTKETKMVWEALLADRPIPAEATANSSGDKSEAGSIVQ is encoded by the coding sequence ATGACCGAGGAGAGCACCGACCACGGCGGGCGCGCTGCCGCCCGGCGCGCCCGCCGCAAACCGGCGAAGCGCCGCAGGGCCCTGGCCATCGCCGCCTGGAGCGCCGCGGGGGTGGTCCTGCTGGGGGGTGCGGGCCTCGGTTACTACTACGTCAAGTTCAACGGCAACCTGAAGACCGTCGACATCGACCAGGCGCTCGGCACCGACCGCCCGCAGAACGTCGACAACGGCTCGATGGACATACTCGTCCTCGGCTCCGACTCCCGCGGCGGCGCCAACGGCGAGTACGGCCAGGACGACGGCGGCTCCGCCCGCTCCGACACGGCGATGATCGTCCACCTCTACGAGGGCCACGAGAAGGCCAGCGTGGTGTCCATACCGCGCGACACGATGATCGCCCGCCCCTCCTGCACGACGTCCGGCGGGAAGACCGACCCCGGCGGCTCGCGCACCCAGTTCAACGAGGCGTTCACCGTCGGCGGGGCCGCCTGCGCGGTCAAGACCGTCGAGAAGATGTCCGGGATCCGCATGGATCACTACATCGAGGTCGACTTCACCGGCTTCAAGAAGATCATCGACAACCTCGGCGGCGTCGAGGTGACGACCACCAAGCCGATCAAGGACGGTGCCAGCCACCTCGACCTGGCGGCCGGCACGAACAAGCTCAACGGCGAGCAGGCGCTCGGCCTCGTACGCACCCGCAAGAGCGTCGGCGACGGCAGCGACCTGGGCCGAATACAGCTGCAGCAGGCCTTCATCAAGGCGCTCATCAAGCAGGTCAAGGGCATCGGGGTCTTCGACAACCCGAAGAAGCTCCTCGACCTCGCCGACTCCGCCACCAAGGCGATCACCACCGACAAGGCGCTCGGTGATGTGAAATCCCTCATGGGCTTCGCCCAGGGCCTCCAGGGCATCGACGCCCAGGACATGCAGATGATCACCCTGCCGGTCACCACGGACCCCCGCGACGCCAACCGCGTGGCCCCCCTGACCAAGGAGACCAAGATGGTCTGGGAAGCCCTGCTGGCCGACCGGCCCATCCCGGCCGAGGCCACCGCGAACTCCTCCGGGGACAAGAGCGAGGCCGGGTCGATCGTCCAGTAG
- the rho gene encoding transcription termination factor Rho: MSDTTDLMGAADTSVDTSAPAAGAAPKRRRTGTGLDGMVLAELQQVASGLGIRGTARMRKSQLIEVIKEAQAGSGAPKAAASAAADTAEAKPKRRATSKARTSEAAAEAPAEKPAKQAQIEIPGQPAGGPSRSSAAESAGDDAPVGERRRRRATAPTGSPEASAPVAVQVEQKTETAPAATAPSEAKAEAATAVSAGQAQGQDGEGRGRRDRRDRGERGDRADRQRDRRDRGAKGDDQGQGGQGQGAQGGQSQGGQGGGRQDRADRQQQGGRGQGQGQGQQGRQDRQDNGPQDDFDGEDGRRGRRGRYRDRRGRRGRDEFAPSEPQVADDDVLIPVAGILDILDNYAFIRTSGYLPGPNDVYVSLAQVRKAGLRKGDHTTGAVRQPKDGERREKFNALVRLDSVNGMAPESGRGRPEFQKLTPLYPQDRLRLETDPGVLTTRIIDLVSPIGKGQRGLIVAPPKTGKTMIMQAIANAITTNNPECHLMVVLVDERPEEVTDMQRSVKGEVISSTFDRPAEDHTTVAELAIERAKRLVELGHDVVVLLDSITRLGRAYNLAAPASGRILSGGVDSTALYPPKRFFGAARNIEDGGSLTILATALVDTGSRMDEVIFEEFKGTGNMELKLDRKLADKRIFPAVDVDPSGTRKEEILLNAEELAIVWKLRRVLHALDSQQAIELLLDKMKQTKSNAEFLMQIAKTTPSGKNDD; encoded by the coding sequence GTGAGCGACACCACCGATCTGATGGGCGCTGCCGACACCTCTGTCGACACCAGTGCCCCCGCCGCGGGCGCCGCACCCAAGCGTCGACGCACCGGCACCGGCCTTGACGGCATGGTCCTGGCCGAGCTGCAGCAGGTCGCGTCGGGCCTCGGGATCAGGGGCACCGCGCGGATGCGCAAGAGCCAGCTGATCGAGGTCATCAAGGAGGCGCAGGCGGGCAGCGGTGCCCCCAAGGCCGCTGCCTCCGCTGCCGCAGACACCGCCGAGGCCAAGCCGAAGCGCCGCGCCACCAGCAAGGCCCGCACGAGTGAGGCCGCCGCCGAGGCGCCCGCCGAGAAGCCCGCCAAGCAGGCGCAGATCGAGATCCCGGGCCAGCCGGCAGGGGGCCCCTCCCGCTCGAGCGCAGCCGAGAGCGCGGGAGACGACGCCCCGGTCGGCGAGCGCCGCCGGCGCCGTGCCACGGCCCCCACGGGCAGCCCGGAGGCCTCGGCCCCCGTCGCCGTCCAGGTCGAGCAGAAGACCGAGACCGCACCCGCCGCCACCGCCCCGTCCGAGGCCAAGGCCGAAGCCGCCACCGCGGTTTCCGCCGGCCAGGCGCAGGGCCAGGACGGCGAGGGCCGCGGCCGTCGCGACCGCCGTGACCGCGGCGAGCGCGGTGACCGCGCCGACCGTCAGCGCGACCGCCGTGACCGCGGTGCCAAGGGCGACGACCAGGGCCAGGGCGGCCAGGGTCAGGGCGCGCAGGGCGGCCAGAGCCAGGGCGGTCAGGGTGGCGGCCGTCAGGACCGCGCCGACCGCCAGCAGCAGGGCGGCCGCGGCCAGGGCCAGGGCCAGGGTCAGCAGGGCCGTCAGGACCGCCAGGACAACGGCCCCCAGGACGACTTCGACGGCGAGGACGGCCGTCGCGGCCGCCGCGGCCGCTACCGGGACCGCCGTGGCCGCCGTGGCCGCGACGAGTTCGCGCCGAGCGAGCCGCAGGTCGCCGACGACGACGTGCTGATCCCCGTCGCGGGCATCCTCGACATCCTCGACAACTACGCGTTCATCCGGACCTCGGGCTACCTGCCCGGCCCCAACGACGTGTACGTCTCCCTCGCCCAGGTCCGCAAGGCCGGCCTGCGCAAGGGCGACCACACCACGGGCGCCGTGCGCCAGCCCAAGGACGGCGAGCGCCGCGAGAAGTTCAACGCCCTGGTGCGTCTGGACTCGGTGAACGGCATGGCGCCCGAATCCGGCCGCGGCCGACCGGAGTTCCAGAAGCTGACGCCCCTGTACCCGCAGGACCGGCTCCGCCTGGAGACCGACCCGGGCGTGCTGACCACCCGCATCATCGACCTCGTGTCGCCGATCGGTAAGGGCCAGCGCGGTCTGATCGTGGCCCCGCCGAAGACCGGCAAGACCATGATCATGCAGGCGATCGCCAACGCGATCACCACCAACAACCCCGAGTGCCACCTGATGGTCGTCCTGGTCGACGAGCGTCCGGAAGAGGTCACCGACATGCAGCGGTCGGTCAAGGGCGAGGTCATCTCCTCGACCTTCGACCGCCCGGCCGAGGACCACACCACCGTCGCCGAGCTGGCCATCGAGCGCGCCAAGCGCCTCGTCGAGCTGGGTCACGACGTGGTCGTCCTGCTGGACTCCATCACCCGTCTGGGCCGCGCGTACAACCTCGCGGCGCCCGCCTCCGGCCGCATCCTGTCCGGTGGTGTCGACTCGACCGCGCTGTACCCGCCGAAGCGCTTCTTCGGTGCCGCGCGCAACATCGAGGACGGCGGCTCGCTGACCATCCTGGCCACCGCGCTCGTCGACACCGGCTCGCGCATGGACGAGGTGATCTTCGAGGAGTTCAAGGGCACCGGCAACATGGAGCTCAAGCTCGACCGGAAGCTCGCCGACAAGCGCATCTTCCCGGCCGTCGACGTCGACCCGTCGGGCACCCGCAAGGAGGAGATCCTCCTCAACGCGGAGGAGCTCGCCATCGTCTGGAAGCTGCGCCGGGTGCTGCACGCGCTCGACTCGCAGCAGGCGATCGAGCTGCTGCTCGACAAGATGAAGCAGACGAAGTCGAACGCCGAGTTCCTGATGCAGATCGCGAAGACGACCCCGTCGGGCAAGAACGACGACTGA
- the thrB gene encoding homoserine kinase has translation MAGPAFRAAAVRVRVPASSANLGPGFDALGLALGLYDDVVVRVADSGLNIDIAGEGADTLPRDESHLLVRSMRTAFDLLGGQPRGLEVVCANRIPHGRGLGSSSAAICAGIVAARAVTIGGEAKLDDAALLELATEIEGHPDNVAACLLGGFTLAWMDGGSAKAIRMEPAESIVPVVFVPSRPVLTETARGLLPRTVPHVDAAVNAGRAGLLVEALTRRPELLLPATEDRLHQEYRSPAMPESVALVNRLRADGIPAVISGAGPTVLALVDNGAADKVAQLAGEGWAANRLALDAAGASVLPLGAQGG, from the coding sequence ATGGCCGGTCCAGCGTTCCGCGCCGCCGCCGTACGGGTGCGCGTCCCCGCCAGCAGTGCCAACCTCGGTCCGGGCTTCGACGCCCTGGGCCTGGCCCTGGGGCTCTACGACGACGTAGTCGTCCGGGTGGCCGACTCCGGCCTGAACATCGACATCGCGGGTGAGGGCGCCGACACCCTCCCGCGGGACGAGAGCCACCTGCTCGTACGCTCCATGCGCACCGCCTTCGACCTGCTGGGCGGCCAGCCGCGCGGCCTGGAGGTCGTCTGCGCCAACCGCATCCCGCACGGCCGCGGCCTGGGCTCCTCCTCCGCCGCGATCTGCGCGGGCATCGTCGCCGCCCGCGCCGTGACCATAGGTGGCGAGGCCAAGCTCGACGACGCGGCGCTGCTGGAACTCGCCACCGAGATCGAGGGCCACCCCGACAACGTCGCCGCCTGTCTCCTCGGCGGGTTCACCCTCGCCTGGATGGACGGCGGCAGTGCCAAGGCCATCCGTATGGAGCCGGCCGAATCCATCGTTCCGGTGGTCTTCGTGCCGTCCAGGCCGGTTCTGACCGAGACCGCGCGCGGCCTGCTGCCGCGCACCGTCCCGCACGTGGACGCAGCCGTCAACGCGGGCCGCGCGGGCCTGCTCGTGGAAGCCCTGACCAGGCGTCCCGAGCTCCTGCTGCCGGCCACCGAGGACCGGCTCCACCAGGAGTACCGGTCCCCGGCGATGCCGGAGAGCGTCGCACTCGTCAACAGGCTGCGGGCGGACGGGATCCCCGCGGTCATCTCCGGCGCGGGACCCACGGTCCTCGCGCTGGTCGACAACGGCGCGGCCGACAAGGTCGCGCAGCTCGCGGGCGAGGGGTGGGCGGCCAACCGGCTCGCTCTCGACGCCGCGGGCGCGAGCGTACTTCCGCTGGGCGCCCAGGGCGGCTGA
- the thrC gene encoding threonine synthase — protein MSSNRTHQWRGIIEEYRDRLPVTDTTPVVTLREGGTPLVPAQVLSERTGCEVHLKVEGANPTGSFKDRGMTMAITKAKEEGAKAVICASTGNTSASAAAYAVRAGMVSAVLVPRGKIALGKMGQALVHGAKILQVDGNFDDCLNLARALSDNYPVALVNSVNPVRIEGQKTAAFEIVDALGDAPDIHVLPVGNAGNITAYWKGFKEYKADGLSTRTPRVWGFQASGSAPIVRGEVVKEPHTIATAIRIGNPASWDYALAARDESGGFIDEVTDRQILAAYRLLAAQEGVFVEPASAASVAGLLKAAELGLVDPGQKIVCTVTGNGLKDPDWAIAGAPQPITVPVDAEAAAVRLGLV, from the coding sequence ATGAGCAGCAATCGCACCCACCAGTGGCGCGGCATCATCGAGGAGTACCGGGACCGCCTGCCGGTGACGGACACGACTCCCGTGGTGACGCTCCGCGAGGGCGGCACTCCCCTCGTCCCCGCCCAGGTGCTCTCCGAGCGCACCGGCTGCGAGGTGCACCTCAAGGTCGAGGGGGCGAACCCCACCGGGTCCTTCAAGGACCGCGGCATGACCATGGCGATCACCAAGGCCAAGGAGGAGGGCGCGAAGGCGGTCATCTGCGCCTCCACGGGCAACACTTCGGCCTCCGCCGCCGCGTACGCGGTGCGCGCCGGGATGGTGTCCGCGGTGCTCGTGCCCCGCGGCAAGATCGCACTCGGCAAGATGGGCCAGGCGCTGGTGCACGGCGCCAAGATCCTTCAGGTGGACGGCAACTTCGACGACTGCCTGAACCTGGCCCGCGCGCTCTCCGACAACTACCCGGTCGCGCTGGTCAATTCGGTCAACCCGGTGCGTATCGAGGGCCAGAAGACGGCCGCGTTCGAGATCGTCGACGCGCTCGGCGACGCCCCCGACATCCATGTGCTGCCCGTCGGCAACGCCGGCAACATCACCGCGTACTGGAAGGGCTTCAAGGAGTACAAGGCCGACGGCCTGTCCACCCGTACGCCCCGCGTGTGGGGTTTCCAGGCCTCCGGTTCCGCGCCCATCGTGCGCGGCGAGGTCGTCAAGGAGCCGCACACCATCGCCACCGCGATCCGGATCGGCAACCCGGCGTCCTGGGACTACGCGCTGGCCGCGCGTGACGAGTCGGGCGGCTTCATCGACGAGGTGACGGACCGCCAGATCCTGGCCGCCTACCGGCTGTTGGCCGCGCAGGAGGGCGTCTTCGTCGAGCCCGCCTCGGCCGCCTCGGTGGCCGGCCTGCTCAAGGCCGCCGAGCTGGGCCTGGTCGACCCCGGCCAGAAGATCGTGTGCACCGTCACCGGCAACGGCCTGAAGGACCCCGACTGGGCGATCGCCGGCGCTCCGCAGCCGATCACCGTTCCGGTGGACGCCGAGGCCGCCGCCGTGCGCCTCGGCCTGGTCTGA
- a CDS encoding homoserine dehydrogenase — MRTRPLKVALLGCGVVGSEVARIMTTHADDLTQRIGAPVELAGVAVRRPSKVREGIDPALITTDATALLKSGDIDIAIEVIGGIEPARTLITTAFEQGISVVSANKALLAQDGAALHAAAETHGLDLYYEAAVAGAIPLVRPMRESLAGDKINRVMGIVNGTTNFILDKMDSTGAGYQEALDEATALGYAEADPTADVEGYDAAAKAAILAGIAFHTRVRLDDVYREGMTEVSAADFASAKRMGCTIKLLAILERAADGESVTARVHPAMIPLSHPLASVREAYNAVFVEAEAAGRLMFYGPGAGGAPTASAVLGDLVAVARNKLAEATGPGESAYTQLPVSPMGDVVTRYHISLDVADKPGVLAQVATTFAEAGVSIDTVRQQGKDGEASLVVVTHRAPDAALSGTVEALRKLDTVRGVASIMRVEGE; from the coding sequence ATGCGTACGCGTCCGCTGAAGGTGGCGCTGCTGGGCTGTGGAGTGGTCGGCTCAGAGGTGGCTCGCATCATGACGACACACGCCGACGACCTCACGCAGAGGATCGGCGCGCCCGTGGAGCTCGCGGGCGTGGCGGTACGCCGCCCCTCCAAGGTGCGCGAGGGCATCGACCCCGCCCTGATCACCACCGATGCGACCGCCCTCCTCAAAAGCGGTGACATCGACATCGCCATCGAGGTCATCGGTGGGATCGAGCCCGCCCGTACGCTGATCACCACGGCCTTCGAGCAGGGCATCTCCGTGGTCTCCGCGAACAAGGCGCTGCTCGCCCAGGACGGCGCCGCGCTGCATGCCGCGGCCGAGACCCACGGCCTGGACCTCTACTACGAGGCCGCCGTCGCCGGAGCCATCCCGCTGGTCCGCCCGATGCGCGAGTCGCTCGCCGGCGACAAGATCAACCGGGTGATGGGCATCGTCAACGGCACGACGAACTTCATCCTCGACAAGATGGACTCCACCGGCGCCGGGTACCAGGAGGCGCTCGACGAGGCCACCGCCCTCGGGTACGCCGAGGCCGACCCGACCGCCGACGTCGAGGGCTACGACGCCGCCGCCAAGGCCGCGATCCTGGCCGGCATCGCCTTCCACACCCGGGTCCGGCTGGACGACGTGTACCGCGAGGGCATGACCGAGGTCAGCGCCGCCGACTTCGCGTCCGCCAAGCGGATGGGCTGCACCATCAAGCTCCTCGCCATCCTGGAGCGCGCCGCCGACGGCGAGTCCGTCACCGCCCGCGTCCACCCGGCGATGATCCCGCTCAGCCACCCGCTCGCCTCCGTCCGCGAGGCGTACAACGCCGTCTTCGTCGAGGCGGAGGCCGCCGGGCGGCTCATGTTCTACGGGCCCGGCGCGGGCGGCGCACCGACCGCGTCCGCGGTCCTCGGCGACCTCGTCGCCGTCGCCCGCAACAAGCTCGCCGAGGCAACGGGGCCCGGCGAGTCGGCCTACACCCAGCTGCCGGTCAGCCCCATGGGGGATGTCGTCACCCGCTACCACATCAGCCTCGATGTGGCGGACAAGCCGGGCGTCCTCGCCCAGGTGGCGACCACCTTCGCGGAGGCCGGCGTGTCGATCGACACGGTGCGGCAGCAGGGCAAGGACGGCGAGGCCTCCCTCGTCGTCGTCACTCACCGCGCACCCGACGCCGCCCTCTCCGGGACCGTCGAGGCGCTGCGGAAGCTGGACACCGTCCGCGGTGTCGCCAGCATCATGCGTGTTGAAGGGGAGTAA
- the lysA gene encoding diaminopimelate decarboxylase gives MSRSAHPAGPRHADVLPEGHYSPPPADLNALDEKVWARTVTRGSDGVVTVGGLEVTKLAEEFGTPAYFLDEEDFRARCRAWAHAFGPDADVFYAGKAFLSKAVVKWLKEEGLNVDVCSGGELSTALAAGMPASRIAFHGNNKSESEIRRAVEAGVGRIVLDSFQEIARVAHIARELGVRQPVQIRVTVGVEAHTHEFIATAHEDQKFGIAVADGSAAEAVRRALGHDSLELLGVHSHIGSQIFDMAGFEVSAKRVVRLLAAVRDEHGVELPEIDLGGGLGIAYTASDDPREPHEIAKALHEIVARECESAGLAAPRISVEPGRAIVGPTAFTLYEVGTIKPLEGLRTYVSVDGGMSDNIRTALYDAEYSISLASRTSDAEPMLVRVVGKHCESGDIVVKDAFLPADLAPGDLLAVPATGAYCRSMASNYNHALRPPVVAVRDGAARVIVRRETEEDLLRLDLG, from the coding sequence ATGAGCCGTTCCGCGCACCCCGCCGGCCCCCGCCACGCCGACGTCCTGCCCGAGGGGCACTACTCCCCGCCGCCCGCCGACCTGAACGCGCTGGACGAGAAGGTCTGGGCGCGCACCGTCACGCGCGGCAGCGACGGCGTCGTCACCGTCGGCGGCCTCGAAGTCACCAAGCTCGCCGAGGAGTTCGGAACCCCCGCCTACTTCCTCGACGAGGAGGACTTCCGGGCCCGGTGTCGGGCCTGGGCGCACGCCTTCGGCCCCGACGCCGACGTCTTCTACGCCGGCAAGGCGTTCCTCTCCAAGGCCGTCGTGAAGTGGCTGAAGGAGGAGGGGCTCAACGTCGACGTGTGCTCCGGCGGTGAGCTGAGCACCGCGCTCGCCGCCGGGATGCCCGCCTCGCGCATCGCCTTCCACGGCAATAACAAGTCCGAGAGCGAGATCCGCCGGGCCGTCGAGGCCGGGGTCGGGCGCATCGTGCTCGACTCCTTCCAGGAGATCGCCCGCGTCGCGCACATCGCCCGCGAGCTGGGCGTACGCCAGCCCGTCCAGATCCGGGTGACGGTCGGCGTCGAGGCGCACACCCACGAGTTCATCGCCACCGCGCACGAGGACCAGAAGTTCGGCATCGCAGTGGCCGACGGTTCCGCCGCCGAGGCCGTGCGGCGCGCGCTCGGGCACGACTCGCTGGAGCTGCTCGGCGTCCACTCCCACATCGGTTCGCAGATCTTCGACATGGCCGGCTTCGAGGTCTCCGCCAAGCGCGTCGTGCGGCTGCTGGCCGCCGTACGGGACGAGCACGGCGTGGAGCTGCCCGAGATCGACCTCGGCGGCGGCCTCGGTATCGCCTACACCGCGAGCGACGACCCGCGCGAGCCCCACGAGATCGCCAAGGCCCTGCACGAGATCGTGGCCCGCGAGTGCGAGAGCGCCGGGCTGGCCGCCCCCAGGATCTCGGTCGAGCCCGGCCGCGCCATCGTCGGCCCGACCGCCTTCACCCTGTACGAGGTGGGGACGATCAAGCCGCTGGAGGGGCTGCGCACCTACGTCTCCGTCGACGGCGGGATGTCCGACAACATCCGCACCGCCCTGTACGACGCCGAGTACTCCATCTCCCTGGCCTCCCGCACCTCCGACGCCGAGCCCATGCTCGTGCGCGTCGTCGGCAAGCACTGCGAGAGCGGGGACATCGTCGTGAAGGACGCGTTCCTGCCCGCCGACCTGGCCCCCGGCGACCTGCTGGCCGTCCCGGCCACCGGCGCGTACTGCCGCTCCATGGCCAGCAACTACAACCACGCGCTCCGCCCGCCGGTCGTCGCCGTGCGCGACGGAGCGGCCCGTGTGATCGTCCGCCGCGAGACGGAGGAAGATCTCCTGCGTCTCGACCTCGGATGA
- the nrtL gene encoding ArgS-related anticodon-binding protein NrtL: MTPADLSRCVVSAVRHAVEDGELGGTVPARVVVERTRPGGVGEYATPVAFQIAKGAGLRPAQVAEVLARRLGGVAGIERVEITGAGFLNFSLTSVSAARLVRDVRPLAVIEVPDPPSGEPREPRERFVRAAVARIEAAQGVGPGPEFPIAPVARRDGDVLARYGADAVAWAVLTTPARETPEFSDTLLVQGEGNELFRVRYAHARAHALVRNAEQLGFRPEIGDDVDAPALLRVLADHPLVLEAAAHHRAPERLVRQLVEVADALLDFQYRVLPKGDEKPSAAHRARLALAEAAGTVLAGGLALLGIDAPTRL; the protein is encoded by the coding sequence GTGACCCCCGCCGACCTCTCCCGTTGCGTCGTGAGCGCCGTGCGCCACGCCGTCGAGGACGGTGAGCTGGGCGGGACCGTGCCCGCGCGGGTGGTGGTCGAGCGGACCAGGCCCGGTGGGGTCGGGGAGTACGCCACCCCCGTCGCCTTCCAGATCGCGAAGGGTGCCGGCCTGCGACCGGCCCAGGTCGCCGAGGTGCTGGCCCGCCGGTTGGGCGGGGTCGCCGGGATCGAGCGGGTCGAGATCACCGGAGCCGGGTTCCTGAATTTCTCGCTGACCTCCGTTTCCGCCGCCCGGCTGGTGCGTGACGTGCGCCCGTTGGCGGTGATCGAGGTCCCGGATCCGCCGTCCGGCGAGCCGCGCGAGCCGCGCGAGCGGTTCGTGCGGGCCGCCGTCGCACGGATCGAGGCCGCACAGGGGGTCGGACCCGGGCCGGAGTTCCCGATCGCGCCCGTCGCCCGCCGCGACGGTGACGTGCTCGCGCGGTACGGGGCCGACGCCGTCGCCTGGGCCGTGCTCACCACCCCCGCGCGCGAGACCCCCGAGTTCTCCGACACGCTGCTCGTACAAGGGGAGGGCAACGAGCTCTTCCGGGTGCGGTACGCCCACGCCCGCGCCCACGCCCTCGTACGCAACGCCGAGCAGCTCGGCTTCCGCCCCGAGATCGGTGACGACGTCGACGCGCCCGCCCTGCTGCGCGTCCTCGCCGATCACCCCCTCGTCCTCGAGGCCGCCGCCCACCACCGCGCGCCCGAGCGGCTGGTGCGCCAGCTCGTCGAGGTGGCCGACGCGCTGCTCGACTTCCAGTACCGCGTGCTGCCCAAGGGCGACGAGAAACCCTCGGCCGCCCACCGCGCCCGGCTGGCTCTTGCCGAAGCCGCCGGGACGGTGCTGGCCGGCGGCCTGGCCCTGCTCGGCATAGACGCACCGACACGCCTGTGA
- a CDS encoding response regulator, translating into MAKTRTRGPGRTYSRVVPGVSGRVLVVDDNKVIRHLIKVNLELEGFEVVTANDGAECLDIVHRVCPDAITLDVVMPRLDGFGAAAQLRADPRTRDVPVAIVSACTQQEVEAGIVAGVDAFLAKPFEPTELVRVVRRLIERKDLRDGRKGTPAGRGRGSPLQ; encoded by the coding sequence GTGGCGAAAACCCGGACGCGGGGGCCCGGGCGGACCTACTCTCGAGTTGTGCCAGGCGTCTCGGGCCGGGTGCTTGTTGTCGACGACAACAAGGTCATCCGGCATCTGATCAAGGTCAATCTCGAGCTGGAGGGCTTCGAGGTCGTGACCGCGAACGATGGTGCCGAGTGTCTCGACATCGTGCATCGGGTGTGTCCCGACGCCATCACCCTTGATGTGGTCATGCCGCGGCTCGACGGGTTCGGGGCCGCGGCGCAGTTGCGTGCCGATCCGCGGACCCGGGACGTGCCCGTCGCCATCGTCAGCGCCTGCACGCAGCAGGAGGTGGAGGCCGGGATCGTGGCCGGGGTGGACGCCTTCCTCGCGAAGCCGTTCGAGCCCACCGAGCTGGTACGGGTCGTGCGCCGGCTGATCGAGCGCAAGGATCTGCGCGACGGGAGGAAAGGCACCCCCGCCGGGCGGGGGAGGGGGAGTCCCCTTCAGTAG
- a CDS encoding WXG100 family type VII secretion target: MTIDADLNVSEDGLTKLADDMDSMQRYLDRQVRRMDAVVDRIEAGWRGETGSAYRALHRAAAEDTVRIREILVVLEQAVRMSRNGFTQQELDTLQSFRGVHSSVDVAREVDRLSEGPASPGPRSSLLDI, encoded by the coding sequence ATGACAATCGACGCCGATTTGAACGTGTCCGAGGACGGACTGACCAAGCTCGCCGACGACATGGACTCAATGCAGCGGTACCTCGACCGCCAAGTGCGGCGGATGGACGCGGTCGTAGACCGGATCGAGGCCGGGTGGAGAGGTGAGACGGGCTCGGCGTACCGAGCTCTGCACCGGGCGGCCGCCGAGGACACCGTGCGCATTCGGGAAATCCTCGTCGTCCTCGAGCAGGCCGTACGGATGAGCCGTAACGGGTTCACCCAGCAGGAATTGGACACCCTCCAGTCGTTTCGCGGGGTGCACAGTTCGGTGGACGTCGCCCGCGAGGTGGACCGGCTCTCCGAGGGCCCGGCGTCGCCAGGACCGCGCAGCAGCCTGCTCGACATCTGA
- a CDS encoding WXG100 family type VII secretion target, whose amino-acid sequence MSDDHIGVSFGTLQELAQELEGILRELDEKLEALYERTEKAVLSWDGQAREAFVDELDRWDRQMQDLRAAQKWLHEVVTTGQTNYTAAHRAVLRGWGAS is encoded by the coding sequence ATGTCCGACGACCACATAGGGGTCAGTTTCGGCACCCTTCAGGAGCTTGCGCAGGAGCTGGAAGGCATCCTTCGAGAACTCGACGAAAAGCTCGAGGCGCTCTACGAACGCACCGAGAAAGCGGTCCTGAGCTGGGACGGCCAGGCTCGTGAGGCGTTCGTCGACGAACTCGACCGCTGGGACCGCCAGATGCAGGACCTGCGCGCCGCTCAGAAGTGGCTCCATGAGGTCGTGACGACGGGGCAGACGAACTACACAGCCGCCCATCGAGCCGTGCTGCGCGGATGGGGGGCGTCCTGA